The following is a genomic window from Benincasa hispida cultivar B227 chromosome 7, ASM972705v1, whole genome shotgun sequence.
AACTTTCATCATACCCACAAAGAAACACACATCCCATAGtacatcttttctttttcttttctttttcccataAAAGAAAAGGGCATtcaatcaaatatatattaattctcaattaatatatcaatagtggaaagaaaaaagggaaaaaaaaaaaaaaaagcaagatgtaattaatTGATATGAAGATAAAACTTGAAGTTGAGTGGGTCCGACATGTCGAATCTTTTGAGCTTTTTTCTCTTTGTTGTTGTAGCTTTCTTTCAATGAACCAACCCCTTTTTATAGCATTGCAACATCACTTCTTTTTATATACTCTCAAGCTGTGTGGTTTTCTTTTAAAGAGAGAATAACAAGAGATGGAGAAACTAAAAaggattttgttttgtttttttttttttccttttcttttactaTAAAGAGAAGAATCCACCAGCAAATTAGCCAtagctaaatttcaaaagaagatGTTGGATGAAATTTGATTCTAGAATCATCCATGGGAAAATCGACATCATTTGCCACCTGTCGAGATTCAGATACGAAACGAATTTAGGTCTagattaaattattgttttagttCTTACGCTACTTAGATACTAACAATTCTTTGAACCAACAATTATATGTTAATATAtcagaaaagaaagagaaacaaaTGATATTGTTAGACCTAGTTAGgttaaattatcgttttatAAGATTATTAAACTTAGATATTAgcaattatatgaataaaaaaaaacatgtcatGTTCATTTGAGAGATTGAACTAAAACTATAATAATGTAGTTAGAAAGTATTTAAATCTTTAGAATCTAATTGAAACTATATGAAAATTATAAGTACTAAAATGGTATAAAAATATTAACCAAGTTGAATTAAAAGTCTTATGGTTGAactttagagagaaaaaaaaaacttatacaAGTGTTTTCTAAGTCtctcaattttattattatgtcTAATAAGTTCataactttaaaaatatctaataaacCTATGAATTTTTAACTTCAAATCTAACGAGTTgttcaattttcaattatatatctGAATCATTTTTAGACcctgtttgataattatttaattttgatttttgaaaattaaatttaaaaatactacTCTTTCCAACTCTTAATTTCCTTTGTTTTCTACtttttaataatatgtttaaacaaattaagtcatattttgaaaattatgacaaatagttttaaaaccctcatttttgttttgaaatctggccaaaaattcaagtttttttatttaagaaatatgatAAACGTAAAAACGAAgggaaaatagatttaattttcaaacactaaataattatcaagaaagttaattataatctattagatacaaattCTAGAGAAGTTTGATTTAATAATACTgaaaaaaccaattttattagagtaattattttaaatgataaaatcattgaaaatatttataaatataaaaaaatgtaactaTCTATCCGTATCAAAgggtgacattttgctatatttataaataaataaatttattttactaaattatttGTATGATGAGAATAATTATTACCATGGAAGAAAGAGTAATTATTTGATTGCGTATGTAAAATTTACCTTTTCGTTTGTCACAATAATGGCTGAGGAAAGCGAGGAAAACAACAATGAAGGCAATCCCAGCAATTAGTCCAATTATTACTGCCAACGTCTTCTCAATCTCAACGTCGTCGTTTCTACCATCTGTTAACCAAAATtataattacaatttttttaaaaaaaaaaaaaacaaaaaaacctaTAAATTTTATGGATCTTGCTTTATTGaaattatttcctttttctatTGTCTTTACTCTGTTGgatgcaaatggcttttaatcAGATTGGAATCACCTGCCTTCCCATGGTTTTCCATTTCaaatatgtataattaaaatcatggaATTCTTTACGTGGGGTTTCGATGTCTAAAGttttagaaatataataattaaaagttcaaggatcaaaatataaaatttgaactttttagggTAAAACAAAATGTCTTGATTAGAGCTCCAAAATTTCGAATATACATCAATAAATAGAGTGTATATACATATTTTGGAAGATAAAAGTTAtgttaaaataaattcaaagttgaaaaatgagtatttaaatataatataaatatataaatgactAAACCTAGAGTTAAGTTTCActtattacatttatttttattaaattatataaagcaTCCTGTCAATAAAATTTATGGATCCACTATTGATATTTTGAAactattcttttcttttatttaactaaAACTTGAGAAGTATTTTTAGAAGTGAATTTTATGATTAGAAGAAATGTTAGTAAAATGTACCTTATCTAAATaagtaattaatataattagaaaTATTTAACAACATTAGTGAATTAAATCTTTGACCTCCCACACCAAAAGACTAAccactaaatttttttttgtctaaaaaagaaatttcaatttattgaataaaagataccttttttaaattacttttttttttctctctctctctcacttttCTTCTACACAATAcccataaaattatttttgaaaagtaaaaaatttaaatatgaaaaactAATTGCATGAAAAGatgtgaaagaaaaaaaaaattgcaatcatCGCATTGACCAAAACCTCCAATTCACACCTTTATATGCacatgaaaatataaataatatttacaaactttctaaccaagttttcttttttttggggggggtctaattttactttattgtagactaaaaattaattctcttaacagtttaattattaaaactaaacacataaatttgattattttctaCTATATTCTAAGCCTCTCATCCAAGTGATCACCCACCAACCATTCACCAAGTTTCTTATTTGACTTTCACCTATATTATGTCTATTGCATTTATATACTTTGAGTTTAACCTTCAGAGTAAGAAATTTCAAATCTATAACTATTTTATCGAGTTAGGTTTAAATTGactatattcatttatttaataatttagtaAAGTTTATTGAACTAATTCTACAATATCGAAACAATAGTTACGAACTTTCATTCATCGTTATGTTGGTAAAGTAACCTACTTCATCCCACAACAATTGAACTCAAAGTACTAATTTTCTAAAATgagattataaaaaaataataatcataaaataaagGTTAGATTATAAAATTTAGTAGAAACTTAGAATTTAAATACTAGAGTTTATAATTAACCTTTAATatttatggtttgataaaacctttaaaaatagtcgaaaaattattatttttataagattttatagatttgagaagaaaaataattctaactttcctaaaattataaaaatcaaatttataatttaacaagTAGATGTTAAATTACAAACATACCATTTCCGCCACCGCTACTGCCACTGCCACCATGAGGCCGAACACCGCCATGGGAGAATCGAGCATAGCATTTCCCCAAGAAAACATCGCCCCACCCCGCTGCGGCACAGTCCGTCCTAAGTCGGCCGACCGCGGCCGCAACACAGTCTTGACACTCCATGGCATCCAAATCCCCAACGCACTGCGCCACCCCTTGAACATCCCCAGAACCACCCACTCTAAACGGCCGATACCCACCAGTGCCGTCGGCCGCCGCTAAATATGCCAACACAGCATCCCTTCTAGCCAACCCGCCGGAATCATACCCCATCACCGCCCCACACTTTTTCACCACCACCGTCTTGTCCTCCACTCCCAAAAAGCTCACATTGTCATACTTCACAAAACACCCCTCCAACTGCAAGGCGCCGCCGCACGCGTCAAGGCATAACGAACCGAGCTGGGCCACAGCGTGCGTCACGCATTTGGCGCAGGCCATGTTCTCGAGGTCGCCACGGCATTGGTACAGGCCGTACACGGTGTCGCCGTCGCTGGCGCCGGCGACAGTGAAGTTTGTGTAGAGAGTGAAGGAGGCGGAGTTGAGGAGAGAAGTGAGGAGGGAGTTGAGATTTGACTCGATGGTTGAGCCCGGAGTGTATTTGGACTGAGAACAGCCGCCGTAGACAAACGACGTCTCGCCGGTGGGGGCCGCCGTGGACGGCGGCGAGAGGGTGGAAGTgaagaggaggaggaagaaagaGAGGGGGAGAGATGAACacattttgagagagagagagagatgggaAAAGAGAAGAGGTGTGTGATTGAAGGTTTTGAATGGGTATTTTTATATGGGCTTTTTGGTGATTGATCCCATGCAAGGAATTTTTGGGGGGTAGAATTATATAATTTGAGTGTTGTTTTCAtaaggaaacacaatatttatataatatactaAAATTTTAGTGACTTTTTGCGATAGACTATGATAGAATACTATCAATATCATGATAGATATAGATAGTAGTCTATGATGATTTAttatagactgtgatattttgtgatatttgtaaatatctttaataattttagtcatt
Proteins encoded in this region:
- the LOC120080740 gene encoding plasmodesmata-located protein 6-like, translated to MCSSLPLSFFLLLFTSTLSPPSTAAPTGETSFVYGGCSQSKYTPGSTIESNLNSLLTSLLNSASFTLYTNFTVAGASDGDTVYGLYQCRGDLENMACAKCVTHAVAQLGSLCLDACGGALQLEGCFVKYDNVSFLGVEDKTVVVKKCGAVMGYDSGGLARRDAVLAYLAAADGTGGYRPFRVGGSGDVQGVAQCVGDLDAMECQDCVAAAVGRLRTDCAAAGWGDVFLGKCYARFSHGGVRPHGGSGSSGGGNDGRNDDVEIEKTLAVIIGLIAGIAFIVVFLAFLSHYCDKRKGGK